In Belonocnema kinseyi isolate 2016_QV_RU_SX_M_011 chromosome 4, B_treatae_v1, whole genome shotgun sequence, a single window of DNA contains:
- the LOC117171130 gene encoding uncharacterized protein LOC117171130, with protein MEKLEIAFMTQFGHEVLDRFNKTSKFLQTVELDLVTGDKMLQSLTEFINEMRNKFDEIQKNAKKLGCFVSQHYSDENKRIKRKKFPNSNVETSPSLNGEEKFKIESFHTMVDKLKMEIQKRSSAYSKITEIFGFLTNLREMNLKDIKKSASKFVDFYTEDLEVTLATELEQFVPFLKSAHKDRKLSALTIFKWMSDSEITSIFPNVYIAYRLFLTIPITNCEAEPSFSTLARVKSELRSTMSDKRLTGLSLLGIEKDLRKTLSFEDLIKEFANAKARKNFVFT; from the coding sequence atggAGAAACTAGAAATAGCTTTCATGACTCAATTTGGGCACGAAGTTCTTGATCGTTTCAATAAAACCAGCAAGTTTTTGCAGACGGTAGAGCTAGATTTGGTTACTGGTGACAAAATGTTACAATCGTTAACcgaatttattaatgaaatgcGAAATAAGTtcgatgaaattcaaaaaaatgccaAGAAGTTAGGATGTTTTGTTAGTCAACATTATAGTGATGAGAATAAgcgtattaaaagaaaaaaatttccaaatagcaATGTTGAAACTTCTCCAAGTTTGAATGGCGaggagaaatttaaaattgaaagttttcataCTATGGTAgacaaactaaaaatggaaatacAGAAGCGAAGTTCGGCTTACagcaaaattacagaaattttcggCTTCTTAACAAATTTGcgtgaaatgaatttaaaagatattaagaaaagTGCCtctaaatttgtagatttttacaCTGAAGATTTGGAAGTTACCTTAGCCACTGAACTAGAACAATTTGTTCCTTTCTTGAAATCTGCTCATAAAGACAGAAAATTATCagctttaactatttttaaatggatGTCAGATTCAGAAATAACGTCGATTTTCCCGAATGTATATATTGCTTATAGACTCTTCTTAACCATTCCCATCACAAATTGTGAAGCTGAGCCATCTTTCTCAACTCTAGCTAGGGTGAAATCAGAACTTCGTTCAACTATGAGTGATAAAAGATTAACTGGTCTTAGTTTGCTGGGAATCGAGAAAGATCTTCGAAAGACATTATCTTTTGAAGATCTAATAAAAGAATTCGCAAACGCAAAAgcgagaaaaaattttgttttcacttag